A section of the Oryza sativa Japonica Group chromosome 1, ASM3414082v1 genome encodes:
- the LOC4324568 gene encoding protein NRT1/ PTR FAMILY 6.2: MEVEKKTSAWSGGGGGGGNMVRDAVDYRGCPADRSATGGWVAAALVLGIELCERLSTMGIAVNLVTYLTGTMHLPSAAAANVVTDFMGTSFLLCLLGGFLADSFLGRYLTIAVFALVQSIGTALLAASTLVTHLRPPPGEQPTPVQMAVLYACLYLIALGTGGLKSSVSGFGTDQFDDRDGRERAAMGLFFNRFFFFISLGTLLAVTVLVYVQDHVGRSWAYGICSAAMLAAIAVFLSGTRRYRYKRSSGSPIVHILQVLVAAARKRGVVKRPPTAAELYEDDRPEHARIAHTAQFPCLDMAAVVAGEEDNEVAGPGGPAAPNPWKLCSVSRVEEVKMVARLMPVWATTILFWTIYAQMITFSVEQATTMDRRVGAGFEIPAASLTVFFVGAIMLTLAVYDRVFIPLCRVLTGKQGFTNLEKIGIGLALSILGMAAAALCEKKRLAVAVAATTGNSTPISVFLLTPQFLLVGAGEAFIYTGQLDFFITRSPKGMKTMSTGLFLTTLSLGFFFSSVLVSLVKGATTWLGDTIDRSRLDYFYWLLAVLSVLNLAAYLVCAKWAATAAATSREQQQQHTAVADADEKC, translated from the exons ATG gaggtggagaagaagacgtcggcgtggagcggcggcggcggcggcggggggaacATGGTGCGGGACGCGGTGGACTACCGGGGATGCCCGGCGGACAGGTCGGCGACGGGggggtgggtggcggcggcgctggtgctgGGGATCGAGCTGTGCGAGCGGCTGTCGACGATGGGGATCGCGGTGAACCTGGTGACGTACCTGACGGgcaccatgcacctccccagcgccgccgccgccaacgtcgTCACCGACTTCATGGgcacctccttcctcctctgccTCCTCGGCGGCTTCCTCGCCGACTCCTTCCTCGGCCGCTACCTCACCATCGCCGTCTTCGCCCTCGTCCAGTCCATCGgcaccgccctcctcgccgcctccaccctcgTCACccacctccgcccgccgcccgggGAGCAGCCGACGCCGGTGCAGATGGCCGTGCTCTACGCCTGCCTCTACCTCATCGCCCTCGGCACCGGCGGCCTCAAGTCCAGCGTCTCCGGCTTCGGCACCGACCAGTTCGACGACCGCGACGGCCGGGAGCGCGCCGCCATGGGCCTCTTCTTCAaccgcttcttcttcttcatcagccTCGGCACGCTGCTCGCCGTCACCGTGCTCGTCTACGTCCAGGACCACGTCGGCCGGAGCTGGGCCTACGGCATCTGCTCCGCCGCCatgctcgccgccatcgccgtcttcCTCTCCGGGACCAGGAGGTACCGCTACAAGCGGAGCTCCGGGAGCCCCATCGTCCACATCCTCCAGGTGCTCGTCGCCGCGGCGCGGAAGCGCGGGGTCGTCAAGCGCCCGCCCACCGCGGCGGAGCTCTACGAGGACGACCGCCCCGAGCACGCCCGGATCGCGCACACCGCGCAGTTCCCGTGCCTGGacatggcggcggtggtggccggcgaAGAGGACAACGAGGTGGCCGGGCCGggcgggccggcggcgcccAACCCGTGGAAGCTCTGCTCGGTGTCGCGCGTGGAGGAGGTGAAGATGGTGGCGAGGCTGATGCCGGTGTGGGCGACGACGATCCTCTTCTGGACCATCTACGCGCAGATGATCACCTTCTCCGTGGAGCAGGCCACCACCATGgaccgccgcgtcggcgccggcttCGAGATCCCGGCCGCCTCGCTCACCGTCTTCTTCGTCGGCGCCATCATGCTCACCCTCGCCGTCTACGACCGCGTCTTCATCCCGCTCTGCCGCGTACTCACCGGCAAGCAAGGCTTCACCAACCTGGAGAAGATCGGCATCGGCCTCGCCCTCTCCATCCTcggcatggccgccgccgcgctctgcgAGAAGaagcgcctcgccgtcgccgtcgccgccaccaccgggaACTCCACGCCGATCAGCGTGTTCCTGCTGACGCCGCAGTTCCTGCTGgtgggcgccggcgaggcgttcATCTACACGGGGCAGCTGGACTTCTTCATCACGAGGTCGCCCAAGGGGATGAAGACGATGAGCACGGGGCTCTTCCTGACGACGCTCTCGCTCGGCTTCTTCTTCAGCAGCGTGCTCGTGTCGCTCGTCAAGGGCGCCACCACCTGGCTCGGCGACACCATCGACCGCAGCCGCCTCGACTACTTCTACTGGCTCCTCGCCGTCCTCAGCGTCCTCAACCTCGCCGCCTACCTCGTCTGCGCCAAGtgggccgccaccgccgccgccacctcgcgggagcagcagcagcagcacac